A window of the Cicer arietinum cultivar CDC Frontier isolate Library 1 chromosome 6, Cicar.CDCFrontier_v2.0, whole genome shotgun sequence genome harbors these coding sequences:
- the LOC101509745 gene encoding E3 ubiquitin-protein ligase SDIR1 isoform X1: MSFVFRGARADIENGFPGFIPERRALRVHAARPSNSNSLTFLVTVLLLFMILNSHQMSPNFLLWLVLGVFLMATMLRMYATCQQLQAQAQAHAAAASGLLGHTELRLHMPPSIALASRGRLQGLRLQLALLDREFDDLDYETLRALDSDNISTAPSMTEEEINSLPVHKYKVSGPQSSSSSKQQASPSSSAEKTQDNSNAVGNTKPSDDELTCSVCLEQVNVGDVLRSLPCLHQFHANCIDPWLRQQGTCPVCKFRAGSGWNDGGHNDIADMV; this comes from the exons ATGAGTTTCGTTTTTCGAGGAGCAAGAGCTGACATAGAAAATGGGTTTCCAGGATTTATACCTGAGAGGCGTGCATTG CGTGTTCATGCAGCACGTCCTAGTAACTCCAACTCACTCACTTTTCTCGTAACAG TTCTCCTGTTATTCATGATTCTGAACTCTCACCAGATGTCACCAAATTTTCTG CTCTGGCTGGTGCTTGGTGTTTTCTTGATGGCTACAATGCTAAGGATGTATGCAACATGTCAACAGCTTCAAGCACAGGCCCAAGCTCATGCAGCAGCAGCCAGTGGCCTTCTTGGCCACACAGAACTACGGTTGCATATGCCGCCATCAATAGCACTTGCAAGCCGAGGGCGTCTGCAGGGTCTTAGACTTCAGCTGGCACTTCTTGATCGGGAGTTTGATGATCTAG ATTATGAAACTTTAAGAGCTTTGGATTCGGATAATATTTCTACTGCACCTTCTATGACTGAGGAAGAGATAAATTCTCTTCCTGTCCACAAATACAAGGTTTCTGGTCCCCAAAG CAGTAGTTcctcaaaacaacaagcatcaCCATCTTCTTCTGCTGAG AAGACACAGGATAATTCAAATGCTGTTGGAAACACGAAACCCTCCGATGATGAGCTCACATGCAGTGTATGTCTGGAGCAAGTTAATGTTGGAGATGTACTTCGGAGCTTGCCCTGCCTACATCAG TTTCATGCTAATTGCATTGATCCTTGGCTGCGGCAACAAGGGACATGCCCTGTATGCAAATTTCGCGCAGGATCTGGATGGAATGATGGTGGACATAATGATATCGCGGACATGGTTTGA
- the LOC101509745 gene encoding E3 ubiquitin-protein ligase SDIR1 isoform X3, translated as MSFVFRGARADIENGFPGFIPERRALRVHAARPSNSNSLTFLVTVLLLFMILNSHQMSPNFLLWLVLGVFLMATMLRMYATCQQLQAQAQAHAAAASGLLGHTELRLHMPPSIALASRGRLQGLRLQLALLDREFDDLDYETLRALDSDNISTAPSMTEEEINSLPVHKYKVSGPQSSSSKQQASPSSSAEKTQDNSNAVGNTKPSDDELTCSVCLEQVNVGDVLRSLPCLHQFHANCIDPWLRQQGTCPVCKFRAGSGWNDGGHNDIADMV; from the exons ATGAGTTTCGTTTTTCGAGGAGCAAGAGCTGACATAGAAAATGGGTTTCCAGGATTTATACCTGAGAGGCGTGCATTG CGTGTTCATGCAGCACGTCCTAGTAACTCCAACTCACTCACTTTTCTCGTAACAG TTCTCCTGTTATTCATGATTCTGAACTCTCACCAGATGTCACCAAATTTTCTG CTCTGGCTGGTGCTTGGTGTTTTCTTGATGGCTACAATGCTAAGGATGTATGCAACATGTCAACAGCTTCAAGCACAGGCCCAAGCTCATGCAGCAGCAGCCAGTGGCCTTCTTGGCCACACAGAACTACGGTTGCATATGCCGCCATCAATAGCACTTGCAAGCCGAGGGCGTCTGCAGGGTCTTAGACTTCAGCTGGCACTTCTTGATCGGGAGTTTGATGATCTAG ATTATGAAACTTTAAGAGCTTTGGATTCGGATAATATTTCTACTGCACCTTCTATGACTGAGGAAGAGATAAATTCTCTTCCTGTCCACAAATACAAGGTTTCTGGTCCCCAAAG TAGTTcctcaaaacaacaagcatcaCCATCTTCTTCTGCTGAG AAGACACAGGATAATTCAAATGCTGTTGGAAACACGAAACCCTCCGATGATGAGCTCACATGCAGTGTATGTCTGGAGCAAGTTAATGTTGGAGATGTACTTCGGAGCTTGCCCTGCCTACATCAG TTTCATGCTAATTGCATTGATCCTTGGCTGCGGCAACAAGGGACATGCCCTGTATGCAAATTTCGCGCAGGATCTGGATGGAATGATGGTGGACATAATGATATCGCGGACATGGTTTGA
- the LOC101509745 gene encoding E3 ubiquitin-protein ligase SDIR1 isoform X4 yields MSFVFRGARADIENGFPGFIPERRALRVHAARPSNSNSLTFLVTVLLLFMILNSHQMSPNFLLWLVLGVFLMATMLRMYATCQQLQAQAQAHAAAASGLLGHTELRLHMPPSIALASRGRLQGLRLQLALLDREFDDLDYETLRALDSDNISTAPSMTEEEINSLPVHKYKVSGPQSSSSKQQASPSSSAETQDNSNAVGNTKPSDDELTCSVCLEQVNVGDVLRSLPCLHQFHANCIDPWLRQQGTCPVCKFRAGSGWNDGGHNDIADMV; encoded by the exons ATGAGTTTCGTTTTTCGAGGAGCAAGAGCTGACATAGAAAATGGGTTTCCAGGATTTATACCTGAGAGGCGTGCATTG CGTGTTCATGCAGCACGTCCTAGTAACTCCAACTCACTCACTTTTCTCGTAACAG TTCTCCTGTTATTCATGATTCTGAACTCTCACCAGATGTCACCAAATTTTCTG CTCTGGCTGGTGCTTGGTGTTTTCTTGATGGCTACAATGCTAAGGATGTATGCAACATGTCAACAGCTTCAAGCACAGGCCCAAGCTCATGCAGCAGCAGCCAGTGGCCTTCTTGGCCACACAGAACTACGGTTGCATATGCCGCCATCAATAGCACTTGCAAGCCGAGGGCGTCTGCAGGGTCTTAGACTTCAGCTGGCACTTCTTGATCGGGAGTTTGATGATCTAG ATTATGAAACTTTAAGAGCTTTGGATTCGGATAATATTTCTACTGCACCTTCTATGACTGAGGAAGAGATAAATTCTCTTCCTGTCCACAAATACAAGGTTTCTGGTCCCCAAAG TAGTTcctcaaaacaacaagcatcaCCATCTTCTTCTGCTGAG ACACAGGATAATTCAAATGCTGTTGGAAACACGAAACCCTCCGATGATGAGCTCACATGCAGTGTATGTCTGGAGCAAGTTAATGTTGGAGATGTACTTCGGAGCTTGCCCTGCCTACATCAG TTTCATGCTAATTGCATTGATCCTTGGCTGCGGCAACAAGGGACATGCCCTGTATGCAAATTTCGCGCAGGATCTGGATGGAATGATGGTGGACATAATGATATCGCGGACATGGTTTGA
- the LOC101509745 gene encoding E3 ubiquitin-protein ligase SDIR1 isoform X2, translating to MSFVFRGARADIENGFPGFIPERRALRVHAARPSNSNSLTFLVTVLLLFMILNSHQMSPNFLLWLVLGVFLMATMLRMYATCQQLQAQAQAHAAAASGLLGHTELRLHMPPSIALASRGRLQGLRLQLALLDREFDDLDYETLRALDSDNISTAPSMTEEEINSLPVHKYKVSGPQSSSSSKQQASPSSSAETQDNSNAVGNTKPSDDELTCSVCLEQVNVGDVLRSLPCLHQFHANCIDPWLRQQGTCPVCKFRAGSGWNDGGHNDIADMV from the exons ATGAGTTTCGTTTTTCGAGGAGCAAGAGCTGACATAGAAAATGGGTTTCCAGGATTTATACCTGAGAGGCGTGCATTG CGTGTTCATGCAGCACGTCCTAGTAACTCCAACTCACTCACTTTTCTCGTAACAG TTCTCCTGTTATTCATGATTCTGAACTCTCACCAGATGTCACCAAATTTTCTG CTCTGGCTGGTGCTTGGTGTTTTCTTGATGGCTACAATGCTAAGGATGTATGCAACATGTCAACAGCTTCAAGCACAGGCCCAAGCTCATGCAGCAGCAGCCAGTGGCCTTCTTGGCCACACAGAACTACGGTTGCATATGCCGCCATCAATAGCACTTGCAAGCCGAGGGCGTCTGCAGGGTCTTAGACTTCAGCTGGCACTTCTTGATCGGGAGTTTGATGATCTAG ATTATGAAACTTTAAGAGCTTTGGATTCGGATAATATTTCTACTGCACCTTCTATGACTGAGGAAGAGATAAATTCTCTTCCTGTCCACAAATACAAGGTTTCTGGTCCCCAAAG CAGTAGTTcctcaaaacaacaagcatcaCCATCTTCTTCTGCTGAG ACACAGGATAATTCAAATGCTGTTGGAAACACGAAACCCTCCGATGATGAGCTCACATGCAGTGTATGTCTGGAGCAAGTTAATGTTGGAGATGTACTTCGGAGCTTGCCCTGCCTACATCAG TTTCATGCTAATTGCATTGATCCTTGGCTGCGGCAACAAGGGACATGCCCTGTATGCAAATTTCGCGCAGGATCTGGATGGAATGATGGTGGACATAATGATATCGCGGACATGGTTTGA